A stretch of DNA from Equus asinus isolate D_3611 breed Donkey chromosome 20, EquAss-T2T_v2, whole genome shotgun sequence:
CCGTTTTGTTCCGCCGCTGCTGCCTCTAGGCCCTTGGATGCCCAGCGATTAGCGGAGAGGCTCCGAAGCCAGAAACAGGAACAAAAGACGAAGAAGGAGCCGGTGAGTCCGGAAGGACCACAACTCCCAAGAGGCAGTGCGCTCACTGGTCTCCCAGGCGGGGAGTGAGGTAGGAGGGTCCTCTGATAGATACCAAGTAACTGTCGAGGACTTGTGGTGGGACGATGGGGAGACAGCGGAGAGGAGAGGTCGGTAGGGTACGGTGTGTTCCTATGGGCCGGGTCTTTGGCTCTTGCCACGCTCGTCCTGAGCACCACGTGGATACAGGTAAGACGGACGGGCACCCCTGCTCTCACATTCCTCGGGGAAGGCGCGAGCCTCGTGCAAAGATACGGGCATTCCCTACCCAAATTCTCATCCAGACTTAATCAAGGTTTTTCCCACCAGGCATTTCCCGTCGCTGCTCTCTCCTCGTAGGTGCCCACAAACCCTGTTCAGCGGAGAGTGCAAGAACTAGTGCGGTTCACACAGCAGCTGCAGCGGGTCCACCCCAACGTGCTTGCTAAGGCGCTGAGTCGAGGGATTATCCACCAGGACAAGGACCTTCTGGTCATCAATAAGCCCTACGGTCTCCCTGTGCATGGTAAGGACCGCTTGGGAGAGGGAGGGCCTGCTGCTGCTCTCTGTTGCAGCTGGGGCGACTGACAGTTACCTTTGGGCTTTCGGAAGCCTTGcgttcaaaataattaaaatttgtgGAGTACTGTCCTATATAAGGCACtactggagacagagagagaaataagacagtCCCACCTTCCAGACGTTTGCACTTGGCAGTGATTTGTGGAATGCACTGTGTGCAGACCTCCACAGGGACTGCTATAGAGAAGTTCAAAGGCTGTGTGGTTCTTGTCTTCGGGTTATTTTCCATCAAAACTGGGAAAGAGGAAATAACATATAAAGAAACTATATTTGGGgatggtgtgtgtatgtgtgttggagTATACCTAACAAAACCCCAGAGTGCCAAGAATTTAATGGACACGTGAATGTTTTTGAACAAATGTTGAGTGTAGTTGTCAGACAGCTGGAGTGAGTCAGGAAAGACTGATAGAAAAAGATGCATTTGTGGAAAGGGTTTTGCTGAGGGAAAAAGGCATATTTTAGCTAGAAGAAGAGTGCCTTTTAGGGACATATGGAGAAGGTTGTGCATAAAGGCAGGGAATTAAATCAGACATGGCCGAGTGCTttgtgggtttctttctcttttgatcctcacaataaTGTCTTGCTTTCCCATTCCCCATGAGATAATTATTGGccacatatttacattttatagatgacacaACTGAAAGTGGGAAAGATTAAGTAATCTGCCTGAGGTCAGTGGCTAGTTAGGAGAGTACATAGAGTAGAACCCAGGACCGCCTCACCGCGAAGCCCATCCTCGTAGCTCTTCTCTAAGGCCTCAGGAGGACCTCACGGTCTTGCATTTCTCTAGGGTTTACTTGGCAAATTCTCAAACCTTTGTTTATTTAGTGAAATATCAGACCTCCTCATTTTAATTGCTGATTTTAGTGTGAGTATAtaagtagattaaaaaaatatatatgaggaAAAAACTGCATGCTCTAGGACAGCACTTCTCAAGCTTCTTAAACTTTAATATGCATACGAATCACTTgggcatcttgttaaaatgcagattttggttTAATAGTCTGCATCAGGGGCCTGAGAGTCCTTTCTAGCAAGCTCCCTGAGCATAGCGATGTTGCTAGTCCCTGGACCACACTTCGGTAATAAGGATCTAGAAAGCATTGTCAGTTAATCCAGTAAGGGCTTTTTTCCCAAGTAGAGTTCTTTGGTGGGATCTTTTCCTGGTGACTCAAACTTCTGGCTTTTCCCTCCTTAGGTGGCCCTGGGGTCCAGCTCTGCATCAGTGATGTACTGCCCATCCTGGCAAAGATACTTCATGGCCACAAGGCAGATCCCCTTCATCTGTGCCACCGGCTAGACAAGGAAACTACAGGCGTAATGGTGTTGGCTTgggagaaggaagtggcacaCCAAGTCCAAGAGTTGTTTAGAACCCGTCAGGTGGCAAAGAAGTACTGGTATGAAGCCCATTGATGGTGGCGGAGGTGGTATAAATGAAGACATCCctttcatctatccatccattcatacAGCAGGAACTCCTTTAATAGAAGACGCTGTCCGAAGACCTGTGGGCAGATGAAAAGCATAGGAAACAGATTTGGTGCTTAGAATATTAGAGTCTCACAGAATACTGGCTCCTAATTATGGCTGTgcataaaaattattgaaaattaattatacaaataaaacatgATTTCATTCCTGTGGTAAAACAGtcaaacaacaaagataaagcagaaaactcCTCGAGAATCCACCCGCTCTGTCATTCTAGTCCCTTCCCTTGCGGTAGTTTGGTTTTTATTCCTCTGGTCCTTACTCAGTGTATTTATACCGTGTCTAGTACATacagtatgtgtgtatatgtgtgtctatcTACACGGACACATACATAAGTGTATATATGTCATGTTGCACAAGGTATGTTGTACTTTGTTTCCCCACTTAACTCTATGTCTTGGCGATCTTTCCATGTTAGTGCATATAGGTTTACCTCAGTTTTTTTAATACAAGAAAGATACATGAGCAAAAATGCCTGTCCTCCATCTACTCAATTTCCTTCCCCAGAGGCCATCACTATTACTACTGTCTTGTGTAAACTTCCAGAGTTACCCTGGGCCTGTAGCAGCATAGTATCATATGGCAGCATATTTTGCCCTGCTTTGCTCTTGCTTTTCTCACTTGGGCAGTATACCTTGGAGAACATTTTGTCTTGTGCATTTAGAGCTATCTCCTTTTTAATGGCTctatagtattccactgtatggctgTGTCATAATTTCCTTACTGATTCATGTTTAGGTaatttcccatttttcagagCCTATTGAAAAGAATATGTGAGTATATCTTTAAgacagattcctagaagtggaattgctgggatgAAGGgtacagacatttaaaatttgaatagtTACTACCTGATTGCTCTCCAAAATGGTTATGTCAGTTTTTACTCCCACTAGCAGTGGTGAGTGTCCACCTCCCCTTATGCCAGATCAATGCAGTTGCAAAGGTTTGCCACCCTGATgggtaaaaaaatattttattttctatttccctgtGTACTAGTGATATTGACTGTCTTTTCGTGTTTATTAGCTGTTTGAGTTTCCCTTTCTGTGAACagactgtttatttcttttgcccattttatattAGGTTGTTTATTGCTTTCTGTTGGATTTGTaagtattctttttatattttgattgttAGTCCTTTTTGTACTACAGATTTTGCAGCTACTTTATTTTGGGAGCCTTTAAAAAATCTATATGCTTGAGACCCACCCACAGAGGTTCTGATTCATAAGTCTAGTGGGAGTGGGGATTgagcatctgtattttttttaaagctccacaAGTGACTCTGATGGAGAATCAGGTTTAAGAACCACTGTAATAAATGATTACAGATAATGGGGGAAGTGTAGCACAGTAGCTAAGAGCTCAAAAAGATTGGCGTCCAACTCTCAGCTGTGTCATTTACCAGTGTGGGACCTTAGGCAAGTTAgtaaacttctctgagctttttcTTCAGGAAGATGGGAATAATGGAGTTGATGAGAGAGTTAAGTGAGACAGTGCATGTAAAGTGTTTAAcagagtgcctggctcatagtgaAGGCTGAAAGATAGAAAAATCAAGACGATTATGTATACAAGTATGAAATGTAAGTCTATAAGAGGTGTTATGTTATTTGTGAAAATTGTTCATGAAAGTTCAGAATTGGTAGCCATTCTCAGGATCAGGCTTCATGGAGGAGTTGAAATCAGTTAACTGGGTCTTGATGAACGAGTAAGATCTGGTAGACGAGATGGAGAAATTGTTCTAGGTTGTGAGAATGGCACATATGAAAGAGTAGGGCATACAGTCCAGTTGGGAGTGGGGTTGGGGGCAGATAATGCTGGAGAGGTAGGCCAGAACCTCGTGAACGATGGTCTTGAACACCAGGCACAGGACGTGGAAGGTAGAAATAGAACACAGCAGGCAGCCGAGGAGCGTTTGCTGACTTGCCGTGAGAGCACCTTGTTACATTGCAGTCATTTGTGAGAGTCTTCTTACTAGACTTCGaattccttgagagcagggatttttgtcttgtttgtctGTATGGAGCTGATACCTGCCTAAATCAGTGCCGGTTTACATTCAGTGAACATGTACTGACTGAACATTTTTGAGCAGTTGTGGTATTTCATTAGGAAGAGTGATCTAGTAGTTACGGCTCAGTTTAAGTTTCATAGAATATATCAGATAGCTGCACAAACTGCTGCCAACCTGAAGTGGGGTGTCCAGGGTATGAGATGTTACATCTGTGTGGCCGTGGGTCCCTTGTTCAGTGATTCTGTGGCAGGCCACCAGGTACCCAGGAGGACTCCTCCATGACTATCCTGGAAGAGGCATAAATGTGAGGACAGATTAAACAGCCTTCTCCCTGTCTGAGGTGATGAAGGGACACCTCCAACAAAAGTGATTTGGACTGAGTTCCCAAGTTGTGGTTCTGGGCCCTGTGACTCCTTTGAGCACAGTTACTCCCTGTTTTATCTACTTGGCAAATCGGGCAGGATTGGTCCTGTGAATTCTTCActcagttcatttatttatttattcattcatttcctaTGCAATTAGAACTTACCATCTTTTGTtatttaaatcagaaaaatagGATGTAAAACCTTATTaccctaattttattttaaactatacatactcttttactcttttttttttttggtgaggaagattgtccctgagctaacatctatgccagtcttcctctattttgtatgtgggatgccaccacagcatgtcttgacaagcagtgtgtaggtctgcacctgggatctgaaaccgcaaaccctgggccacggaagcagagtatgtgaacttaactgctatgccaccaggctggcccctatacatACTCATTTTTAAAGGCCGGAATTAAAGACCatgttattaataaaattattttgtttgtctatttttttccccaaatattctaCCATTAGCATATAGCACTTAGTAGTAAAAAGGTTATATTTATAAGAATAGTATCAAGCGCTCAGGCTAAGCACTATACCAAGAGATCATTCAAGACCCTCTGGTCTTAAGAACTGACCACAGTAGTGCAGAAGCTCCAGTGTTAAAACCTGTGAGTAGCCAAATTCAAGGAGCACCTCACTCATCTCTGTGGCTGAAGCAGGGGTCTATGTGTCGCCTAGGGCCATCACTGTGCGCATCCCGGTGCCCTCAGCAGGAGTCGTGGACATCCCCATCATTGAGAAGGAGGTGCAGGGCCAGCAGCACCACCACAAGGTGAGTGAGCCACCTCCTGGGGTgggttttctcctcttcctttgaaATCACATCTTGATTTCTTTGGCTTCAGATGACGCTGTCCCCGAGCTACCGCATGGACAGTGGGAAAATGGTGAGAGTACGGATGAACCGCAACGCACATGTGGCTGTGACTCAGTACCAGGTGCTGAGCAACACTCTCTCCTCCGCCCTCCTGGAGCTCCAGCCTGTTACTGGTGAGGTGCCACCATTCTGCAGTGGGATGGCAAAACCCCAGTGCTGCTCAGCTTTGTCCAGGGTCTTTTGCTGGGCTCTGCCCCTCTACTGAGCAGCTCTTGTGGTGGGGATGCTGGGGTTGCAGCTGACTTGTTCGAGAGTGTGCTTCTGGTGCTGATCTGGGGCTCGGAACTC
This window harbors:
- the RPUSD4 gene encoding pseudouridylate synthase RPUSD4, mitochondrial, with protein sequence MAAPACSAPGLWVRRTGWRFGSLFTLSPKPFCSAAAASRPLDAQRLAERLRSQKQEQKTKKEPVPTNPVQRRVQELVRFTQQLQRVHPNVLAKALSRGIIHQDKDLLVINKPYGLPVHGGPGVQLCISDVLPILAKILHGHKADPLHLCHRLDKETTGVMVLAWEKEVAHQVQELFRTRQVAKKYWAITVRIPVPSAGVVDIPIIEKEVQGQQHHHKMTLSPSYRMDSGKMVRVRMNRNAHVAVTQYQVLSNTLSSALLELQPVTGIKHQLRVHLSFGLDCPILGDHKYSDWNRLAPQKLSVGTLKKLGLQQSKARHIPLHLHARQLILPALGSRKEELNLVCRLPRYFVRSLNRLGLEIPSQDPNGNDDAGHLGAQ